A stretch of Ipomoea triloba cultivar NCNSP0323 chromosome 13, ASM357664v1 DNA encodes these proteins:
- the LOC116002081 gene encoding DNA (cytosine-5)-methyltransferase CMT2-like: MEQKPPTSPTTSSPIISVPNPTPSDTIITESADNRSALALSLYVHPENEPLPLPLKVCYPDSDSPAPITSPRRSSRSTSNKYRSECVSPALSSKATPTRRLSLTSPLTVGMPLEFPNKRRRIDAGASDKTVVRRSPRLSQTESEGKLLALPDPEPKRHSRKKESKEVAHVGTQRGQLEKTDSEGGLRSPKVDPVSIALSDKGHDSPKTTSKREALTGDSEGDQKCSSPERRASVTSDLVPTDDLTEPVSSELSDSGEESELEGGNSGVKCLRSRKIQFPVVSERNAEKTPAFSNGCGVDSKDPTSKGNESCTSSKRKEKNKRPVACFIGEPIPTEEAQERWRWRYDLKSQRSKKQGWILNADEEDEVILNVDCHYAQAKVLSFILNIGDCVYVKGEGEKKHVGRILEFFKTTEGEDYFRVQWFFRAEDTVMRDAAALHDKKRLFYSTLMNDNLLDCIISKVNVTEISPGLGLEVNKSPLSGFYYDMEYCVDYSTFRNLPTVQSVNNWDSPSLIDASYKPITAYPVEHFKSCEPTKVELSLLDLYAGCGGMSTGLCLGAKLSGLNLVTKWAVDYEKSACDSLKCNHPETQVRNESVENFLKLLKEWEKLCKKYGSEPYAGSDDVLEDMEEGEDDANSLADSDDSDAEYEILRLVDICFGDPNDTGKPGIHFQVRWKGYGPSEDTWEPIDGLKDGQESIHDFVRRGKISKLLPLPGDVDVICGGPPCQGISGYNRHRNVSAPLDDERNRQIIVFMDVVEFLRPKYVLMENVPDILRFDKASLGRYALSRLVHVRYQARLGILAAGCYGLPQFRLRVFILGALPSEKLPPFPLPTHDVIVRYWPPPEFERNTVAYEEGQPRELEEALVLRDAISDLPAVTCREDREEMPYHMPPESDFQKYIRLPKHEMMGATSTEVREMKDPVLYDHRPRLLSDDDIMRISLIPHKKGANFLDFPGVILVNNTARRDPNKEPVLLPSGRPLVPDCLFTFKQGKSKRPFARLWWDETVATLVTFPNCRSHVVLHPDQDRVLTVREYARLQGFPDFYRFCGTVTERYCQLGNAVAIPVGRALGYALGIAFQRLSGDEPLMKLPPKFAFLQPPVDEIVELRN, from the exons ATGGAGCAAAAACCCCCAACATCTCCAACTACCTCTTCTCCTATAATCTCCGTCCCCAATCCTACCCCTTCAGATACAATAATCACGGAATCCGCTGATAACCGGAGTGCATTGGCGCTTTCCCTCTATGTTCACCCGGAAAATGAGCCCTTGCCGCTTCCTTTGAAGGTTTGTTACCCGGATTCCGATTCCCCCGCCCCGATTACGTCTCCAAGAAGGTCCTCCAGGTCCACTTCTAATAAGTATAGGAGTGAATGTGTATCTCCTGCATTGTCCTCAAAAGCTACTCCCACGCGCCGCCTCTCGTTGACTTCGCCGCTGACTGTTGGGATGCCACTGGAATTTCCAAATAAACGGCGTCGTATCGATGCGGGGGCCAGCGATAAAACTGTGGTTAGAAGATCCCCAAGGTTGAGTCAGACGGAATCGGAAGGGAAATTGCTAGCATTGCCGGACCCTGAGCCGAAACGTCATTCAAGAAAGAAGGAGTCAAAGGAAGTCGCGCATGTCGGGACTCAGAGGGGACAACTGGAGAAAACTGATTCTGAGGGAGGCTTGAGATCTCCGAAAGTGGACCCCGTTTCGATTGCATTGTCTGATAAAGGACACGATTCGCCCAAGACGACTTCAAAGAGAGAGGCTTTGACTGGAGATAGCGAAGGTGACCAGAAATGCTCTTCTCCTGAGAGAAGAGCTTCCGTTACTAGTGATTTAGTTCCTACAGATGACTTGACGGAACCTGTTTCTAGTGAATTATCTGATTCTGGAGAAGAAAGTGAGTTGGAGGGAGGAAATTCGGGTGTAAAGTGTTTAAGGTCCAGAAAAATTCAGTTTCCAGTGGTTTCAGAACGAAATGCAGAGAAAACACCTGCATTCAGTAATGGGTGTGGTGTTGATAGTAAAGATCCAACAAGTAAAGGAAATGAGTCATGTACTTCCTCAAAAAGAAAGGAGAAGAATAAGAGGCCAGTGGCGTGTTTTATTGGGGAGCCTATACCTACAGAAGAAGCTCAAGAGAGGTGGCGATGGCGTTATGATTTAAAG AGTCAAAGAAGTAAAAAACAAGGGTGGATACTAAA TgctgatgaagaagatgaagtaaTATTGAACGTGGATTGCCATTATGCTCAAGCTAAAGTTCTTAgctttattttgaatattgGAGATTGTGTGTATGTAAAG GGTGAAGGTGAGAAAAAACATGTTGGTAGGATCCTGGAGTTTTTTAAAACCACTGAAGGAGAAGATTATTTTCGGGTGCAATGGTTTTTCAGAGCTGAAGATACG GTTATGAGAGATGCAGCTGCTCTTCATGATAAAAAACGTTTATTTTACTCCACTTTAATGAATGACAATTTACTTGACTGCATTATTTCTAAAGTAAATGTTACAGAAATCTCACCTGGG CTTGGTTTGGAAGTCAACAAGAGCCCACTATCTGGTTTCTATTATGACATGGAATACTGTGTTGATTATTCAACGTTCCGAAACTTGCCAACTG TACAATCAGTCAATAACTGGGATTCACCTTCATTAATTGATGCATCATACAAGCCCATTACTGCTTATCCAGTGGAACATTTTAAAAGTTGTGAACCCACTAAAGTGGAGTTGTCACTACTAGATCTCTATGCTGGCTGTGGTGGGATGTCGACTGGATTGTGCCTGGGTGCCAAGCTCTCTGGTCTAAATCTTGTGACT AAATGGGCTGTTGATTATGAAAAGTCTGCTTGCGATAGTCTGAAATGTAATCATCCTGAGACACAG GTTAGGAATGAATCTGTAGAAAATTTTCTGAAGCTACTAAAAGAATGGGAGAAGCTCTGTAAAAAATATGGAAGTGAGCCTTATGCAGGCTCTGATGATGTGTTAGAGGACATGGAAGAAGGTGAAGATGATGCTAATTCTCTGGCAGATTCTGATGATTCAGATGCAGAATATGAAATTCTGCGCCTGGTAGATATCTGTTTTGGAGATCCTAATGATACTGGAAAGCCTGGCATACATTTTCAg GTGCGTTGGAAAGGGTATGGACCTAGTGAAGATACATGGGAACCAATTGATGGGCTGAA AGACGGTCAGGAGAGCATTCATGATTTTGTGAGAAGGGGAAAAATATCTAAACTACTACCTCTTCCG GGTGATGTTGATGTGATATGTGGGGGCCCTCCATGTCAAGGTATTAGTGGCTATAACCGCCACAGAAATGTCAGTGCCCCACTGGATGATGAAAGAAATCGACAAATCATTGTATTCATGGATGTTGTTGAATTCTTAAGGCCTAAATATgttttgatggaaaatgttCCTGACATACTGAGGTTTGATAAAGCATCTCTTGGAAGGTATGCTTTAAGTCGTTTGGTGCATGTGAGATACCAAGCAAGACTTGGCATTCTTGCAGCTGGTTGTTATGGTCTTCCACAATTTCGGTTACGTGTTTTCATATTGGGGGCACTTCCTAGTGAG AAATTACCACCATTTCCACTTCCTACGCATGATGTTATTGTCAGATATTGGCCTCCACCTGAATTTGAG CGGAATACTGTTGCTTATGAAGAAGGACAACCTCGTGAACTTGAGGAAGCCCTTGTTCTTCGAGATGCTATATCTGATCTTCCAGCT GTTACCTGTCGTGAAGATCGTGAAGAAATGCCATACCATATGCCCCCAGAATCAGATTTTCAGAAATATATTAGATTGCCTAAACATG AGATGATGGGTGCTACATCTACTGAAGTCAGAGAAATGAAAGATCCTGTCTTATATGACCATCGACCTCGTCTACTCTCTGATGATGATATCATGCGAATTTCTCTAATCCCACACAAGAAG GGAGCAAATTTCTTGGATTTTCCTGGGGTCATCCTTGTGAATAATACTGCACGTCGTGATCCAAATAAAGAGCCAGTGTTACTACCATCAGGACGGCCACTT GTCCCTGATTGTCTTTTCACTTTTAAGCAAGGAAAGTCTAAGAG GCCATTTGCAAGATTGTGGTGGGATGAGACGGTGGCAACCCTAGTGACTTTCCCCAATTGTCGCAGCCAT GTTGTCTTGCATCCTGACCAGGACCGAGTTCTCACTGTACGTGAGTATGCCAGGTTGCAAGGGTTTCCTGATTTCTACAGATTTTGTGGAACCGTCACTGAAAG GTACTGTCAACTAGGAAATGCGGTAGCTATTCCTGTTGGACGTGCCCTGGGGTATGCACTTGGAATTGCATTCCAAAGGTTGAGTGGCGATGAACCGCTGATGAAATTGCCGCCGAAATTTGCCTTCTTGCAGCCCCCAGTAGACGAAATAGTGGAACTGAGAAACTGA
- the LOC116001330 gene encoding uncharacterized protein LOC116001330: MNETLSSPTEKLSLTGDSAEEVDLLRRSKKKTKRGLAERDDATMEMEEDGRESQPIDMDLNGKGPNGQTIQSVKGPARSFKGALTRLKDRVTFTEDVFDDEAGEQEDDDPDCPVVKLTKEEKKRMRRRWENTLIIKVLGKVVGYNYLLRRLRTIWNPKSGMDLIAIQNGYFLVRFASVADYEHAKLEGPWTVLDHCLAVKEWEPNFDPMRDETQRLLVWVRFPCLPIEYYDYEFLMRVGDMIGKAKKVDHATSMASRGLFARVCVEVDITKPLLARFTLRNKRRTIEYEGLHLVCFKCGMVGHRKEGCKVVEQQPEETPPEIGGGRSENTTGSATETN; encoded by the coding sequence ATGAACGAAACGCTCTCTAGCCCTACGGAGAAACTTTCGCTAACTGGCGACTCGGCGGAGGAGGTAGACTTACTCCGGCGAAGCAAGAAAAAAACGAAGAGGGGTCTGGCAGAGAGGGATGACGCAACAATGGAGATGGAAGAGGACGGGAGAGAGAGCCAGCCGATAGACATGGATTTGAATGGCAAGGGTCCAAATGGGCAAACTATCCAATCAGTGAAGGGTCCTGCGAGATCATTCAAGGGTGCGCTAACAAGGCTGAAGGATAGGGTGACGTTCACAGAGGACGTATTTGATGATGAAGCAGGTGAACAAGAAGATGATGATCCGGATTGCCCAGTGGTTAAACTCACGAAGGAGGAGAAGAAACGCATGAGAAGAAGGtgggaaaatactttgatcatTAAGGTGTTGGGGAAAGTGGTTGGATACAATTATCTCCTAAGGCGCTTGAGAACTATTTGGAACCCAAAGTCTGGGATGGACCTCATAGCTATACAAAATGGATATTTCTTGGTACGATTTGCGTCAGTGGCTGATTACGAACATGCTAAACTTGAAGGTCCATGGACGGTGCTGGATCACTGCCTTGCCGTCAAAGAATGGGAACCGAACTTCGATCCCATGCGTGATGAAACACAAAGGCTACTTGTATGGGTTAGATTTCCATGCTTGCCGATTGAATACTACGATTACGAGTTCTTAATGAGGGTTGGAGACATGATAGGGAAGGCGAAAAAAGTAGATCATGCGACGAGTATGGCTTCCCGTGGACTCTTTGCCAGAGTGTGCGTGGAAGTTGATATTACCAAGCCCCTGCTTGCAAGATTCACGTTAAGAAACAAAAGGAGAACCATTGAGTATGAAGGCCTTCATCTCGTTTGTTTCAAATGTGGGATGGTGGGGCACAGGAAAGAGGGATGCAAGGTAGTCGAACAACAACCGGAAGAAACGCCGCCGGAGATAGGCGGCGGAAGATCGGAGAACACGACTGGAAGTGCGACGGAAACCAACTAA
- the LOC116002218 gene encoding cinnamoyl-CoA reductase-like SNL6 has translation MAPPCELNTTVCVMDASSYLGSLLVRRLLHRGYTVHAAIQTHVGGEEALAPLNGVLEWENNEKVKVFELDLFDYHSIVDALKGCSGLFYSFQPPLDHSTYDEYMAEVEVRAAHNVVEACAQTDTIDKVVFTSSATAILWTSTHADKKSSDLDERHWSDINFCRNFKLWHALSKTVAEKSAWALAMDRGVNMVSVNAGLVVSPDLTITNPYLKGAAEMYEDGVFVTVDLDFLVDAHVCVYEDVSTYGRYLCFNHTINHTAEAAKLAQTLNPSPSHLPRCEDETKIIEQRISNKKLNKVMVDFDRRSHVQVE, from the exons atggcgCCACCTTGTGAGTTGAACACTACAGTTTGTGTCATGGATGCCTCCTCCTACTTGGGCTCACTCTTGGTCCGCCGACTCCTCCACAGAGGCTACACCGTCCACGCTGCAATTCAAACCCATG TGGGTGGTGAAGAAGCGTTAGCACCCTTGAATGGGGTATTGGAATGGGAGAACAATGAGAAAGTGAAGGTATTTGAGTTAGACCTGTTTGATTACCATAGCATAGTTGATGCTTTGAAAGGCTGCTCTGGTTTGTTCTACTCCTTTCAGCCTCCATTGGATCACTCTACCTATGAT gaATACATGGCAGAAGTGGAGGTAAGAGCGGCACATAATGTAGTGGAGGCATGTGCTCAAACCGACACCATAGACAAGGTTGTGTTCACTTCATCAGCCACTGCAATTCTGTGGACCTCTACTCATGCCGATAAAAAATCCTCAGATCTTGATGAAAGGCATTGGAGCGACATCAACTTTTGTCGCAATTTCAAG TTATGGCACGCGCTGTCGAAAACGGTTGCGGAGAAAAGCGCGTGGGCGTTGGCAATGGACAGAGGGGTCAACATGGTTTCGGTCAACGCGGGACTTGTGGTTTCTCCTGATCTAACGATCACAAACCCTTATCTGAAAGGAGCAGCGGAGATGTACGAAGATGGAGTGTTTGTGACCGTCGATCTTGATTTCTTGGTGGATGCCCACGTTTGCGTGTACGAAGATGTCTCAACGTACGGTCGATATTTGTGCTTTAATCACACCATAAATCACACGGCAGAAGCTGCTAAACTTGCGCAAACTTTGAATCCTTCTCCTTCACATCTTCCAAG GTGCGAGGATGAGACAAAGATAATTGAACAAAGGATAAGcaacaaaaaattgaacaaaGTGATGGTTGATTTTGACAGAAGAAGCCATGTCCAAGTGGAGTGA